The sequence GAGAGCTTTAAAAATGAGCTACTTGAGGCACTAAGTGATGATCTAAACTCTTCAAAAGCACTTGCAAGTGTTGATGAGTTTGTAAAAATAGCAAACGAAAGGCTTGATACAAATCCAAAAGATAAAGCCTATAAGGCTGAAGTGGTGGCAAATTTAGAGCTCATAAGTGAAATTTTGGGCATTGCTATCACAAACTATGTGGAGTATTTTCAATTTGGTGTAAGCAACGAGCAAAAGGAGCAAATTAAAAGGCTTCTTGATGAGCGAGCGATAGCTAAAAAAGAGAGAAATTTTGCAAGAGCTGATGAGATAAGAGACGAACTAGAAAACATGAATATCTCTATCATGGATACGCCAAATGGCGCAGTTTGGGAGAAAAACAATGAATAACTTTGGCTTAAAAGATGTGCTAAAACGCTTTGGTCCTTATTTTAAAGACTACATTCCACACTTCATTCTAGCCTTCATCGGCATGGGGCTTGCAAGTGGCGGAACAGCAGTCAGTGCGTATCTAGTAGAGCCAGTACTTAATAAAATTTTCGTTGAAAAAAATGAAACACTGCTTTATTTGTTACCATGTGCGATTATTGCCATTTATGTGTTAAAAAATATAGGTACATTTATGCAGGCTTATTTTACGGCATATATCGGCCAAGATACGATTAGAAGATTTCGTGAAAAGATGGTCGAAAATTTACTAAATTTGGACATGAAATTTTTTAATGATTTTAGAACAGGCGAGCTAATAAGCAGAACCACGAACGACATAGAGCGCATAAGATCTATTGTTTCAAGTTTCATACCTGAGCTTATTAGAGAGCTTGTAACTATCATAGGCCTGCTTTGTGTAGTCATATATCAAAGCCCTAAATTGGCGTTTTTTGCACTTGTGGTCATGCCAGTAGCCATTTATCCGATCTCGCGCCTTGCAAAGAAGATGAAAAAAATTTCGAAGCAGTCGCAAGAAAAGACATCCGATATCACTTCAGCCTTGAGTGAAATTTTTACAAATATCGAGATAATTAAAGCAAATAACGCTCAAAAATACGAGCACTCACGTTTTATTGATGAAAATAATAAATTTTTTAAACTAAATCTTAAAACTGTAAAAATTGAGCAATTAGTAAGTCCACTTATGGAGACGATAGGCTCTATTGGTGTTGCAGCCGTTATTATCGTAGGAGGCAAGGACGTTATCGACGGAAATATAAATATGGGTGCTTTCTTTTCATTTTTAACTGCACTTTTTATGCTCTACACTCCACTAAAACGCATCGTAAATATATACAACAAAATGCAAGACGCGATCGCCGCAAGCGAGAGAACATTTTTCTTGATGGATAAAGTAAGCGATATAAAAGATGGTGAGAAAGAACTAAACGAAGAGATAAGACTTATCAAATTTAACAATGTCTGCCTAAACTACGGTGACAAAGAGGTTTTAAAAGGTATAAATTTAGAGGCTCGTGAGTCAGAATTTATAGCTCTTGTTGGCTCAAGTGGTGGCGGAAAAACCTCGCTCATGAATCTGCTTATTAGATTTTACGACGTAAATAGCGGAGAAATTTTAATAAATGAGACAAATTTAAAAGATATCAAAATCCACTCACTTCGCCAAAATATCGGCCTTGTAACGCAGCGTGTCTATATTTTTAACGATACAATCGCTAAAAACGTGGCTTACGGCAGAGAATTTAACGAAGATGCCGTGATAAATGCACTAAAAATGGCAAATGCTTATGAGTTTGTAAGCAAACTAGATGATGGTATCCACTCTATCTTAAATGAATTTGGCACAAACCTTTCAGGCGGTCAAAGACAACGCATCGCAATAGCAAGAGCACTTTATCAAAACCCACAAATTCTTATCTTTGACGAAGCTACTTCAGCGCTTGATAACGAGAGTGAAAAAGAGATCACAAAGGCTATAAACAACCTAAGAAACGAAAAGATCATCTTTGTCATCGCTCACCGTCTAAGCACGGTTGAGAGTGCTGATAAGATCGCGGTTTTAAGTGGTGGAAAGGTCGTTGATATCGGAAGTGATGAAGAGCTTAGCAAGAGAAATGAAATTTATGCAAAACTTAAAGGCAAAGCCTTAGTTTAAGGCGATTTTTGCTAAGATTTGCACAAATTTTTAGGCATTTTAAAGAGGTTAAAATGAGCTTAAACTACGATACTTTAAAATCTATATTTTTTAAATTTGATCCTGAAACTGCCCATAAAATAGCAGAACTTGCAATGATCGGAGCAAATAAAATTTTTCCAGGATCATTAAGCTTTGTAGCAAATAAGTGCGTGGTCGATGACAATGCGCTAAAACAAAATTTATTCTCAAGCACTTATCACAACCCAGTTGGTATAGCTGGGGGCTTTGATAAAAACGCCACAATGTTTGAAGCGCTCACAGCTCTTGGATTTGGGTATTTAGAATTTGGTACATTTACTCCAAAACCTCAACCTGGCAACGACAAACCAAGACTTTTTAGGCTCGTAGACGAAGAGAGCATCCAAAATGCGATGGGCTTTAACAACGACGGCTGTGAGACTATTAAAAATAGAGTCAAAAAACTTTATCCTTATACTTTGCCAATCTGGGCAAACATCGGTAAAAACAAGGTTACACCAAACGAAGACGCAATAAAAGACTATGAAATTTTAGTAAAGGAATTTAGTGAAATTTGCGACACATTTGTCATAAACGTCTCATCGCCAAATACACCAAATTTAAGAGCTTTGCAAGATGAGAGCTTCATAAAAGAGCTTTTTAGTGTCATTTTACCACTTACTAAAAAGCCAATCATCTTTAAAATCGCTCCTGATATGAGCCACGAAGATGCGATCAAGCTTTGTAGCTGCGCGGTAGAAAACGGCGCTAGTGGCGTGCTTGTCTCAAATACAAGCATTGATTACTCGCTCTCTCACTCGTCAAATTTAAAGGATTTTGGCGGACTAAGCGGCAAGGTTATCGCTCAAAAGTCAAAAGATATCTTTAAAGCCGTGGCAGACGAGCTTTACGGCAAGACGACGCTTATCGCATGTGGTGGCATAGATAGCGGTGCAGAGGCATATGAGCGCATAAAAATGGGAGCAAATTTAGTGCAAATTTTTACAAGCTTTGTCTTTAAAGGGCCAATGATCGCAAGAGATATAAATTTAGAAATTTTAGAACTTTTAAAAAGAGATGGCTTTGCCTCTATTAGCGAAGCGGTCGGCATAGATGTTAAAAAATAAAAGGCAAAAGATTGATAAAATTCAATAAAACAAAACTAGAAAACGGACTTGAAATTTATCACGTACCAGTAAATCCTGGCTCAAAAGTGATAAGTGTCGATGTGTTTTACAAAGTTGGATCAAGAAACGAAGTGATGGGCAAAAGTGGCATCGCTCACATGCTCGAGCATCTAAATTTCAAATCAACCAAAAATTTACGAGCTGGGGAGTTTGATGAGATCGTAAAAGGCTTTGGCGGCGTAAATAACGCAAGTACAGGCTTTGACTATACCCACTACTTTATAAAAGCTTCAAATGAAAATTTAGACAAAACGTTTGGGCTTTTTGCCGAACTTATGAAAAATTTATGCCTAAAAGACAAAGAATTTCAGCCAGAGCGAGACGTGGTGCATGAAGAGCGCAGGTGGCGAACAGACAACAACCCTATGGGTTATCTATACTTTAGACTCTATAACCACGCATTTATCTATCATCCATATCACTGGACACCGATAGGCTTTATAAAAGATATCGAAAACTGGAATATCTCCGACATAAAAGAATTTCACGCTACGTATTATCAGCCCAAAAATGCCATTTTGATGATAAGTGGCGACATCGGCAAGGATGAGGCATTTAAGCTAGCTAAGAAAAATTTTAGTGGCATAAAAAATAAAAGAGCCATCCCAAAAACTCACTGTAAGGAACCTGAGCAAGATGGGGCTAGAAGAGCCATTATCTACAAAGATAGCCAAACACAAATGCTAGCGATCGCTTACAAAATCCCAAATTTTAAACACTCCGATCAAGTAGGTCTAAATGCGATCAGTGAATATCTAGCCACTGGCAAAAGCTCTATTTTACAGCAACGTCTAATCGATGAGCTAATGCTCGTAAATCAAATTTATGCTTATAAT comes from Campylobacter concisus and encodes:
- a CDS encoding ABC transporter ATP-binding protein, encoding MNNFGLKDVLKRFGPYFKDYIPHFILAFIGMGLASGGTAVSAYLVEPVLNKIFVEKNETLLYLLPCAIIAIYVLKNIGTFMQAYFTAYIGQDTIRRFREKMVENLLNLDMKFFNDFRTGELISRTTNDIERIRSIVSSFIPELIRELVTIIGLLCVVIYQSPKLAFFALVVMPVAIYPISRLAKKMKKISKQSQEKTSDITSALSEIFTNIEIIKANNAQKYEHSRFIDENNKFFKLNLKTVKIEQLVSPLMETIGSIGVAAVIIVGGKDVIDGNINMGAFFSFLTALFMLYTPLKRIVNIYNKMQDAIAASERTFFLMDKVSDIKDGEKELNEEIRLIKFNNVCLNYGDKEVLKGINLEARESEFIALVGSSGGGKTSLMNLLIRFYDVNSGEILINETNLKDIKIHSLRQNIGLVTQRVYIFNDTIAKNVAYGREFNEDAVINALKMANAYEFVSKLDDGIHSILNEFGTNLSGGQRQRIAIARALYQNPQILIFDEATSALDNESEKEITKAINNLRNEKIIFVIAHRLSTVESADKIAVLSGGKVVDIGSDEELSKRNEIYAKLKGKALV
- a CDS encoding quinone-dependent dihydroorotate dehydrogenase, with translation MSLNYDTLKSIFFKFDPETAHKIAELAMIGANKIFPGSLSFVANKCVVDDNALKQNLFSSTYHNPVGIAGGFDKNATMFEALTALGFGYLEFGTFTPKPQPGNDKPRLFRLVDEESIQNAMGFNNDGCETIKNRVKKLYPYTLPIWANIGKNKVTPNEDAIKDYEILVKEFSEICDTFVINVSSPNTPNLRALQDESFIKELFSVILPLTKKPIIFKIAPDMSHEDAIKLCSCAVENGASGVLVSNTSIDYSLSHSSNLKDFGGLSGKVIAQKSKDIFKAVADELYGKTTLIACGGIDSGAEAYERIKMGANLVQIFTSFVFKGPMIARDINLEILELLKRDGFASISEAVGIDVKK
- a CDS encoding M16 family metallopeptidase; amino-acid sequence: MIKFNKTKLENGLEIYHVPVNPGSKVISVDVFYKVGSRNEVMGKSGIAHMLEHLNFKSTKNLRAGEFDEIVKGFGGVNNASTGFDYTHYFIKASNENLDKTFGLFAELMKNLCLKDKEFQPERDVVHEERRWRTDNNPMGYLYFRLYNHAFIYHPYHWTPIGFIKDIENWNISDIKEFHATYYQPKNAILMISGDIGKDEAFKLAKKNFSGIKNKRAIPKTHCKEPEQDGARRAIIYKDSQTQMLAIAYKIPNFKHSDQVGLNAISEYLATGKSSILQQRLIDELMLVNQIYAYNMSCVDENLFIFLAVCNLDVEVNVVEAEILKIIDDLKNKPIDKDDVLRVKNLIKTDFIYSFESASKVANLYGSYLARGDIKPLYELEKNIDKIDAKLLKEIANRYFNEKTSTTIILKKE